One window from the genome of Streptomyces sp. NBC_00708 encodes:
- a CDS encoding GntR family transcriptional regulator has translation MLFRVDPTSTVPLGDQIAACVRRAVADGAAAPGERLPAARVLAESLGVNVHTVLRGYQRLREEGLIELRRGRGAAVADGASPHRARLLERIRETVGEARGLGLTSDELLALVRTEYGAG, from the coding sequence ATGCTCTTCCGGGTCGACCCCACCTCCACCGTGCCGCTCGGCGACCAGATCGCGGCCTGCGTGCGCCGCGCGGTCGCCGACGGCGCGGCGGCCCCCGGCGAACGGCTGCCCGCCGCCCGCGTCCTGGCCGAATCGCTCGGCGTCAATGTGCACACCGTGCTGCGCGGCTACCAGCGGCTGCGCGAGGAGGGCCTGATCGAACTGCGCCGGGGCCGGGGCGCGGCCGTCGCGGACGGGGCGTCCCCGCACCGCGCCCGCCTGCTGGAACGGATCCGCGAGACGGTCGGCGAGGCGCGGGGGCTGGGCCTGACGAGCGACGAACTCCTGGCCCTGGTACGTACCGAGTACGGCGCCGGCTGA
- the snpA gene encoding snapalysin — MRHPRTVMSAVLGLGLSLAAALGTAPALAAPQTSAPSPHLAYTSGSASHESAAANKAFFQAVVKSVAEKRAANPGAQSVTIVYSAANAPSFRTQIANSASIWNSSVSNVRLQEGSNADFAYYEGNDSRGSYASTDGHGNGYVFLDYAQNQQYDSTRVTTHETGHVLGLPDHYSGPCSELMSGGGPGPSCTNPYPDANERNQVNYLWQYGFAAALTGAGS; from the coding sequence ATGAGACACCCCAGGACCGTGATGTCGGCCGTGCTCGGACTCGGCCTCTCGCTCGCCGCCGCGCTGGGCACCGCCCCCGCGCTCGCCGCTCCCCAGACCTCCGCGCCGAGCCCCCACCTCGCGTACACCTCCGGTTCCGCTTCGCACGAGAGCGCCGCCGCCAACAAGGCGTTCTTCCAGGCGGTCGTGAAGTCGGTGGCCGAGAAGCGGGCGGCCAACCCGGGCGCGCAGTCCGTCACCATCGTCTACAGCGCCGCCAACGCCCCGAGCTTCCGCACCCAGATAGCCAACAGCGCGTCGATCTGGAACAGCTCGGTCTCCAACGTCCGGCTCCAGGAGGGCTCGAACGCCGACTTCGCGTACTACGAGGGCAACGACTCCCGCGGTTCGTACGCGAGCACCGACGGGCACGGCAACGGCTACGTCTTCCTGGACTACGCGCAGAACCAGCAGTACGACTCGACCCGGGTCACCACCCACGAGACCGGGCACGTGCTCGGCCTGCCGGACCACTATTCGGGCCCGTGCAGCGAGCTGATGTCCGGCGGCGGCCCCGGCCCGTCCTGCACCAACCCGTATCCGGACGCCAATGAGCGCAACCAGGTGAACTACCTGTGGCAGTACGGCTTCGCGGCCGCACTGACCGGAGCCGGCTCCTGA
- a CDS encoding LysR family transcriptional regulator, giving the protein MELEVRHLRALCAIADTGSLHRAARTLGVSQPALTTQLRRIENTLGAELFSRERTGCRPTLLGRAVLSRARPLVDGMRALVSDAKAEADAARSGGPRLRIGCTASRVIGGWLRRLRLRQPGTDISLRVDVSAHALLRAVDADRLDVAFVHEVEGCPLAVPDGLEQRVLVDREPQFISMARDHPAAALPVVDLADLAADRWMVDPTVDGEWDGLRRVFSEAGVAPPVLHGDYLTAASLVVLGEAVAPCQPTSGPRDDMAIRPLRDDPLAVRLLLVSRPGADMTAVYGELEAAYREAARQVAGYHQWLLRHRSPLAAPVTGAPPEEFPVPADSAESVDRFPSPRPRAESLS; this is encoded by the coding sequence ATGGAGCTTGAGGTGAGACACCTCAGGGCGCTGTGCGCCATCGCCGACACGGGCAGCCTGCACCGGGCGGCCCGCACCCTGGGGGTGAGCCAGCCCGCGCTCACCACCCAACTGCGCCGGATCGAGAACACGCTCGGCGCCGAACTGTTCAGCCGCGAACGTACCGGCTGCCGCCCCACCCTCCTCGGCCGGGCCGTCCTCAGCCGCGCCCGACCCCTCGTCGACGGCATGAGGGCCCTGGTCAGCGACGCGAAGGCGGAGGCCGACGCCGCCCGCTCCGGAGGGCCGCGGCTGCGCATCGGCTGCACCGCCAGCCGGGTCATCGGCGGCTGGCTGCGCCGGCTGCGGCTGCGGCAGCCCGGGACGGACATCTCGCTCCGGGTGGATGTCTCCGCCCACGCCCTGCTCCGCGCGGTCGACGCGGACCGGCTCGACGTCGCCTTCGTGCACGAGGTGGAGGGCTGCCCGCTCGCCGTTCCGGACGGGCTGGAACAGCGGGTCCTCGTGGACCGCGAACCGCAGTTCATCTCCATGGCCCGCGACCACCCGGCCGCCGCGCTGCCCGTCGTCGACCTCGCCGACCTGGCCGCCGACCGCTGGATGGTCGACCCGACGGTGGACGGCGAATGGGACGGGCTGCGCCGGGTGTTCAGCGAGGCCGGCGTGGCGCCCCCGGTGCTGCACGGCGACTACCTCACCGCCGCGTCCCTCGTCGTCCTCGGCGAGGCGGTCGCCCCCTGCCAGCCGACCTCGGGCCCGCGCGACGACATGGCCATCCGCCCCCTGCGCGACGACCCGCTCGCCGTCCGGCTGCTCCTGGTCTCCCGGCCCGGCGCGGACATGACCGCGGTCTACGGGGAACTGGAGGCGGCCTACCGGGAGGCGGCCCGGCAGGTTGCCGGATACCACCAGTGGCTGCTGCGCCACCGCAGCCCGCTCGCCGCTCCGGTCACCGGCGCGCCGCCGGAGGAGTTCCCGGTTCCGGCCGATTCAGCCGAGAGCGTGGACCGTTTCCCTTCGCCTCGCCCCAGGGCAGAGTCACTGTCATGA
- a CDS encoding NAD-dependent epimerase/dehydratase family protein, whose amino-acid sequence MLGGTQFVGRAVTEAALARGWKVTVFHRGHHAPPPGVAELTGDRTAEGGLAALAAADAPDADGHTWDLVVDTWSGAPSVVRDAARLLSTRAARYTYISSRSVYDYPTPAGIAEDAPVVEGASPDAGDDQSYALAKRGGELAALDAFGDRALLARAGLILGPWENIGRLPWWLNRIARGGPVLAPGSPDADLQYIDVRDLADWVLHAAERGLHGPYNLVSRPGHTTMGGLLDACVRATGSDAELRWTAVEKILAAGVEPWTDLPVWLPPGELYDTLHQGDVTLAYAAGLRCRPVGETVEDTWTWLCALGGTAPQRPDRPVVGLDPETEAKLLAD is encoded by the coding sequence ATGCTGGGTGGTACGCAGTTCGTCGGCCGGGCCGTCACCGAGGCGGCCCTCGCCCGCGGCTGGAAGGTCACCGTCTTCCACCGGGGTCACCACGCGCCCCCGCCCGGCGTGGCCGAGCTGACCGGTGACCGCACCGCCGAAGGCGGCCTGGCCGCGCTCGCCGCCGCCGACGCGCCGGACGCGGACGGCCACACCTGGGACCTTGTCGTCGACACCTGGAGCGGCGCGCCCTCCGTGGTGCGGGACGCGGCCCGGCTGCTGTCCACGAGGGCCGCCCGGTACACCTACATATCCAGCCGTTCCGTCTACGACTACCCGACCCCGGCGGGCATCGCCGAGGACGCCCCCGTGGTGGAGGGCGCCTCGCCCGACGCCGGTGACGACCAGTCGTACGCGCTGGCCAAGCGCGGCGGTGAACTGGCCGCGCTGGACGCCTTCGGGGACCGCGCACTGCTCGCCCGCGCCGGGCTGATCCTCGGCCCCTGGGAGAACATCGGCCGGCTGCCCTGGTGGCTGAACCGGATCGCGCGCGGCGGCCCGGTGCTCGCGCCGGGCAGCCCGGACGCCGACCTCCAGTACATCGACGTGCGCGACCTCGCCGACTGGGTGCTCCACGCCGCGGAGCGCGGGCTGCACGGCCCGTACAACCTGGTCAGCCGGCCGGGGCACACCACCATGGGCGGGCTGCTCGACGCCTGCGTGCGCGCCACGGGCTCGGACGCCGAACTGCGCTGGACGGCGGTGGAGAAGATCCTCGCGGCGGGCGTCGAGCCGTGGACCGACCTGCCGGTGTGGCTGCCGCCGGGGGAGTTGTACGACACCCTGCACCAGGGCGACGTCACCCTCGCGTACGCGGCGGGGCTGCGCTGCCGCCCGGTCGGGGAGACGGTCGAGGACACCTGGACCTGGCTGTGCGCGCTGGGCGGTACGGCCCCCCAGCGCCCCGACCGCCCCGTCGTGGGCCTCGACCCGGAGACGGAGGCGAAGCTGCTGGCGGACTGA
- a CDS encoding DUF952 domain-containing protein, translated as MAELLHLTEGPLWEAARGIGTYEMSTRGRTLHEEGFIHCSLPHQLPGVAEMLYGAGSRAGAADQDLVVLVIDTGRLSAPVRYEAVAPGGEEFPHIYGPLPVDAVVEVRPWPTEEGAPA; from the coding sequence ATGGCCGAACTGCTGCACCTCACCGAAGGCCCGCTCTGGGAGGCGGCCCGCGGGATCGGGACGTATGAGATGTCCACCCGCGGCCGCACCCTGCACGAAGAGGGCTTCATCCACTGCTCGCTGCCCCACCAGCTCCCCGGTGTCGCGGAGATGCTGTACGGCGCCGGCAGCCGGGCCGGAGCCGCCGACCAGGACCTCGTGGTGCTCGTCATCGACACCGGCCGTCTCTCCGCCCCCGTGCGGTACGAGGCCGTCGCGCCCGGCGGCGAGGAGTTCCCGCACATCTACGGACCGCTCCCGGTCGACGCGGTCGTCGAGGTGCGCCCCTGGCCGACCGAGGAAGGTGCCCCCGCATGA
- a CDS encoding SDR family oxidoreductase, whose protein sequence is MSPTHDPANETVTSGPPTAVTGASGALGGRVATRLVRAGVPVRLLGRDPSRLPALPGADLAPPAPYGDGEAMRRALAGAHTLFLVSAHESPDRVREHTTAVDAAVAAGVERIVYVSFLGAAPDATFTFARDHWHTEAHIRTSDVRYTFLRDSWYLAGLPAMTGADGVLRGPAGNGRVAAVAHEDIADAATAVLLADTDATGPSHDGRTYDLTGPEAFTLAEAAEELSRVTGRAVTYVPETREEAYASRSGYGAADWEVAGWVTSYEAIAAGEMATVSDAVPTLTGRPAMDLAGYLRTHPDSYRHLLKQD, encoded by the coding sequence ATGAGCCCCACCCACGACCCCGCGAACGAGACCGTCACCAGCGGTCCGCCCACCGCCGTCACCGGTGCGAGCGGCGCCCTCGGCGGCCGGGTCGCCACCCGGTTGGTGCGGGCCGGAGTCCCCGTCCGGCTGCTCGGCCGCGACCCGTCCCGGCTGCCCGCCCTCCCCGGCGCCGACCTCGCACCGCCCGCCCCCTACGGCGACGGTGAGGCCATGCGCCGCGCCCTGGCCGGGGCGCACACCCTGTTCCTCGTCTCGGCGCACGAGAGCCCCGACCGGGTGCGCGAGCACACCACGGCGGTGGACGCGGCGGTCGCGGCGGGCGTCGAACGGATCGTGTACGTCTCGTTCCTGGGCGCCGCCCCCGACGCCACGTTCACCTTCGCCCGCGACCACTGGCACACCGAGGCGCACATCCGGACCAGCGACGTCCGGTACACCTTCCTGCGCGACAGCTGGTATCTCGCCGGGCTCCCCGCCATGACCGGCGCCGACGGCGTGCTGCGCGGGCCCGCCGGAAACGGCCGGGTCGCGGCCGTGGCGCACGAGGACATCGCCGACGCGGCGACCGCCGTGCTCCTCGCGGACACCGACGCGACCGGCCCCTCGCACGACGGCCGCACCTACGACCTGACCGGCCCCGAGGCGTTCACCCTCGCCGAGGCGGCCGAGGAGCTGAGCCGGGTCACCGGACGGGCCGTCACCTATGTGCCGGAGACCCGCGAGGAGGCGTACGCCTCACGGTCGGGGTACGGGGCCGCGGACTGGGAGGTGGCCGGCTGGGTCACCTCGTACGAGGCCATCGCGGCCGGGGAGATGGCCACCGTCTCGGACGCCGTGCCGACGCTGACCGGCCGCCCGGCCATGGACCTGGCCGGCTATCTGCGCACCCACCCCGACAGCTACCGCCACCTGCTGAAGCAGGACTGA
- a CDS encoding amino acid transporter encodes MRTETPWGVWDPPPLDGAVRLLAPLRAPWWIAGGYAVELAVGRAYREHADIDVLLLRRDQPEAQRVLAGWEWWAADPPGTLRPWRPGEVLPAGVHDIWCRPGPDEPWRLQFMLDDADGDDWVFRRDARVRLPLERLGRVSGEGIPYLATEVQLLYKSKSRRPKDEQDFEAALPVLDDHARAWLAETITLVEGADHPWAARLRALLAD; translated from the coding sequence ATGCGTACGGAGACCCCCTGGGGTGTCTGGGACCCGCCGCCGCTCGACGGGGCCGTCCGCCTGCTCGCCCCGCTGCGCGCCCCGTGGTGGATCGCCGGCGGGTACGCGGTCGAGCTGGCGGTGGGCCGCGCCTACCGGGAGCACGCCGACATCGACGTGCTCCTGCTGCGCCGCGACCAGCCGGAGGCGCAGCGCGTGCTGGCCGGCTGGGAGTGGTGGGCCGCCGATCCGCCGGGGACGCTGCGGCCCTGGCGCCCCGGCGAGGTCCTGCCCGCCGGGGTCCACGACATCTGGTGCCGGCCGGGCCCGGACGAGCCGTGGCGCCTGCAGTTCATGCTGGACGACGCGGACGGCGACGACTGGGTGTTCCGCCGCGACGCCCGGGTCCGCCTCCCGCTGGAGCGGCTCGGCCGGGTCTCCGGCGAGGGCATCCCGTACCTCGCCACCGAGGTGCAGCTGCTCTACAAGTCCAAGTCCCGGCGGCCCAAGGACGAGCAGGACTTCGAGGCGGCGCTGCCCGTACTCGACGACCACGCACGCGCCTGGCTGGCCGAGACGATCACGCTGGTCGAGGGCGCGGACCACCCGTGGGCGGCCCGGCTGCGGGCGCTCCTGGCGGACTGA
- a CDS encoding TetR/AcrR family transcriptional regulator, whose translation MASESVEPGTVRPGGRTARVREAVLRAAGDALAEHGFDRLDLADVARRAEVGKTTVYRRWSSPTGLIADLLDDMAEQSSPRARTGSLEGDLRANARLVLDTLTDPRQGALFRSVIAAATCDPRTAQALHRFYAIRVEEWAGCVTEAVERGELPAGTDAHEVVRAVSAPLYYRLLASGDPLDAAAADRAADAAVLAAKAGAYVT comes from the coding sequence ATGGCATCCGAGAGCGTGGAACCCGGCACCGTGCGGCCCGGCGGCCGGACCGCCCGCGTGCGGGAAGCCGTCCTGCGCGCGGCGGGGGACGCGCTGGCCGAGCACGGCTTCGACCGCCTCGACCTCGCCGATGTCGCGCGCCGCGCGGAGGTCGGCAAGACGACCGTCTACCGGCGCTGGTCCTCCCCCACCGGCCTGATCGCCGACCTGCTCGACGACATGGCGGAGCAGTCGTCGCCGCGCGCGCGGACCGGCTCGCTGGAGGGGGACCTCAGAGCGAACGCCCGGCTGGTGCTCGACACGCTCACCGATCCCCGGCAGGGCGCGCTGTTCCGGTCCGTGATCGCGGCGGCGACCTGTGATCCGCGTACGGCCCAGGCGCTGCACCGCTTCTACGCGATCCGCGTCGAGGAGTGGGCCGGCTGTGTCACCGAGGCCGTCGAGCGGGGCGAACTCCCCGCAGGCACCGACGCGCACGAGGTCGTCCGTGCCGTGTCGGCGCCGCTCTACTACCGCCTGCTCGCCAGCGGCGACCCGCTCGACGCGGCCGCGGCCGACCGGGCCGCCGACGCCGCGGTCCTCGCGGCGAAGGCGGGGGCGTACGTGACGTGA
- a CDS encoding MFS transporter, protein MSAPSRTPSRPAPTASLPAPSARMTGRQKVVLTLLLGAQFMIAVDFSILNVALPVVGEGLGFALQDLQWIATAFALAAAGFTLLFGRIADLVGRKRLFIAGMAVLGLSSALGGLATSPEVLLTARVLQGLATAAVTPAGLALLTTAFKEGPLRERALGLNGALMSAGFTAGAILGGLLTDLLSWRWAFLVNVPVAALVVALAPAVIADSRPAERPRLDIPGAAAVTGGLLLLVYGLTQAGATGWTTPTTLVALLAGAALLIAFWFVEKRASAPLVPVHILKRRSVIWGNITGLIAFVTETSLVFLLTLYLQEVLGYSPLSTGLAFGVLGVGTVIGGTLGGRAVGRYGNRRTIVAGGVVQALATLSLVALGTSGTWIWLLLAATFVGGVGNMLMIVGFMVTATSGLPDEEQGLATGLATMTQQVGITLGIPVMSAIATARMTALGDTGPAGVLSGVSVAVLVNSALVLAGAVLAGVFLRERRQK, encoded by the coding sequence ATGTCCGCGCCCAGCCGCACCCCGTCACGCCCCGCCCCCACCGCCTCCCTGCCGGCACCGTCCGCCCGCATGACCGGGCGCCAGAAGGTCGTCCTGACCCTGCTCCTCGGCGCCCAGTTCATGATCGCCGTGGACTTCTCGATCCTGAACGTCGCGCTGCCCGTCGTCGGGGAGGGACTCGGCTTCGCACTCCAGGACCTCCAGTGGATCGCCACCGCGTTCGCCCTGGCCGCCGCCGGGTTCACGCTGCTGTTCGGCCGCATCGCCGACCTCGTCGGCCGCAAGCGCCTGTTCATCGCCGGCATGGCCGTCCTCGGCCTCTCCTCGGCACTCGGCGGACTGGCCACCTCGCCGGAGGTCCTGCTCACCGCCCGCGTACTCCAGGGCCTGGCCACCGCCGCCGTCACGCCCGCCGGGCTGGCCCTGCTGACCACCGCGTTCAAGGAGGGCCCGCTGCGCGAACGCGCCCTGGGCCTCAACGGCGCCCTGATGTCCGCCGGGTTCACCGCCGGCGCGATCCTCGGCGGCCTCCTCACCGACCTGCTCTCCTGGCGGTGGGCCTTCCTCGTCAACGTCCCCGTCGCCGCCCTCGTCGTCGCCCTGGCCCCGGCCGTCATCGCCGACTCCCGCCCCGCCGAGCGCCCCCGCCTCGACATCCCCGGCGCCGCGGCCGTCACCGGCGGACTCCTGCTCCTGGTCTACGGGCTGACCCAGGCCGGAGCGACCGGCTGGACCACCCCCACCACCCTGGTCGCCCTCCTCGCCGGTGCCGCCCTGCTCATCGCCTTCTGGTTCGTCGAGAAGCGGGCGAGCGCCCCGCTCGTCCCCGTACACATCCTCAAGCGCCGCAGCGTCATCTGGGGCAACATCACCGGGCTCATCGCCTTCGTCACCGAAACCTCCCTGGTCTTCCTGCTGACGCTCTACCTCCAGGAGGTCCTCGGCTACTCCCCCCTCTCCACCGGCCTGGCCTTCGGCGTCCTCGGCGTCGGCACCGTGATCGGCGGCACCCTCGGCGGCCGGGCGGTCGGCCGCTACGGCAACCGGAGGACCATCGTCGCCGGGGGAGTCGTCCAGGCGCTGGCCACGCTCTCGCTGGTGGCGCTCGGCACCTCGGGCACCTGGATCTGGCTGCTGCTGGCCGCCACGTTCGTCGGGGGCGTCGGCAACATGCTGATGATCGTCGGCTTCATGGTCACCGCGACCTCCGGCCTCCCCGACGAGGAACAGGGCCTGGCCACCGGCCTCGCCACGATGACCCAGCAGGTCGGCATCACCCTGGGCATCCCGGTCATGAGCGCGATCGCCACCGCCCGGATGACCGCACTCGGCGACACCGGCCCGGCCGGCGTCCTGTCCGGGGTCTCCGTCGCCGTGCTGGTCAACTCGGCGCTGGTGCTGGCCGGAGCGGTGCTCGCGGGCGTCTTCCTCCGGGAGCGCCGGCAGAAGTGA